One Eurosta solidaginis isolate ZX-2024a chromosome 5, ASM4086904v1, whole genome shotgun sequence DNA segment encodes these proteins:
- the LOC137233543 gene encoding cuticle protein 10.6: MFKLIVAFSALCAIASAGYLGDYGYGGYGLAGHGYGLGYGGYSGIYGPAYHSSAVVAAPVVKTYSAPIVAAPVVKAIAPVATSYANTYKVATKSIPVVHAAPAVVHAAPAVYAAPAYSTYHGSYGLNYGYGHGYGHGYGHGLYH, translated from the coding sequence ATCGTCGCTTTCTCCGCTCTTTGCGCTATTGCTTCAGCCGGCTATCTCGGCGATTATGGTTATGGTGGCTACGGTCTTGCCGGTCATGGTTACGGTTTGGGATATGGTGGCTATAGTGGCATTTATGGACCAGCATATCATTCGTCTGCCGTAGTAGCAGCACCAGTTGTTAAGACTTACAGTGCACCAATTGTAGCGGCACCTGTTGTGAAAGCAATTGCACCAGTTGCTACCTCATACGCTAACACCTACAAAGTAGCAACTAAATCGATACCTGTTGTACATGCTGCACCCGCTGTTGTGCATGCTGCGCCAGCTGTTTATGCGGCTCCAGCCTATTCCACTTATCATGGTTCATATGGTCTAAATTATGGTTATGGTCATGGTTACGGTCACGGTTATGGACATGGTTTATATCATTAA